A window of Halovivax gelatinilyticus genomic DNA:
TGGGTCGGCGGCGTGGTGTCACCGGTATCGACGGATCGGGAGGCGACTCGGCGGGCGACCCAGGATGTCGAGGATCGACTGGATCGAAAAGTCGACGCCGCCGTCGTGCTCGCGGCGCTGAAAGATGACGATTGGCTGTCCTCGACCGTCGACCTCGACGAGAAATCCGACCCGAAAACGTCCGTCGGTCGAGTTAGCGGCTCCCCTCCTCGATCACCCACTGCGCCGCGTCCCGATGCAGGTGCTGTTAGACATCTGTACCAATACCATTTCAGTTGGTGAAAAATAACTTCAGCCAATAATATTATACTGATCCCCCCATCAGTGGTCTTCATGGCGGAATTAGAATCGCTTATTTCCTTATCTCCTGCCAAGATTTCTGCGGGATACTTTACGTTCGGATTGTTCTGGATTCCCACCACCGACGTCGCGCTAGCGGTGCTGTTTCAGTCACAACAGCTGCCGACGGCGGTCGGTCTCGCGAAGGGATGGATCTTCGTCGGCATGTCGACCGTGTTGATTTTCACCCTGACGCACTTTCACCGGCGTCAGATGGGAGCCGCCCAAGAGAAACTCCAGCGGACGAACCAGCAGTTGCAGGTGTTTCACCGGGTGTTCAGACACAACATCCGCAACGATCTGAACGTGATCCGTGGCTACGCAGAAACGGTATCGAGCCGGGTAACACAGCCGGAGTTGCGCGAACAACTCGACCACGTGATCGAAACCACGGGGGACCTTCTCACCATCAGCGAGAAACTCAAAGTGGTCGAACAGGTGGATTCGTCGCCCGACGAACAGCGTTCGGTCGACCTGGCGCGACTCGTCGACGCGGAACTGGATCGGTTGCAGGGGCGCTATCCGGGGATCACGATCTCGAAGGAGCGCTCGCCCAACACGGTTATCGATGCCGGCGAGTCGATTCGGTATGCGATCCGTGAGGTCTTAGAAAACGCGATATCACATTTCGACGCCGACGTCTCGGACTGCGAGATCGCCGTCGATATTTCGGCGTCGGACGACGGCGTCGACCTCACCATCTGCGACAACGGGCCGGGCCTTCCAGACGCGGAACTCCGGGCGATCCGCCGTCAGCGGGAAACGCCGCTCATGCATACGAGTAGTGTCGGCCTGTGGGTGGTCACGTGGCTCGCCGAACTGAACGACGGTGGCGTAGACTACCGGCAGGACGGTGATGCTGGATTGTCGGTGACCTTCGAATTCCAGCCGTCTCGAGTGGCTTAAACCGGGTTACGCGACTCCCTCGAATCGGTTGCCTTCGTCCTGAACGTCGCCTTTCGCCGGTCCAATGGCCGATCGTTGACGGTCGTGGGAGTTTCCACTCCTCATTCGAATCAAATATAGGAAATTCTATACGTATCCGCGAACGAAACGCATACGTCGAGAATGAAGGTTCTCTGGGAGTGTTCTGGGTGCGGGAAAACGGTGAACGGGGCGGTAAATGGGGATCGGTGTCCGTACTGTCGCGTCGATCGGTGACTCGAATCGGACGGTCGACCGGGTAGCGGTCGGACCGCTGTCCGACGGCTTCAGACCACGACGACGGCGCTGAAAGGTCGGCCGCGATGGAGCGCCCGCTGGTTCGGGTTTTCGGCTTTCATATCCGTTCCCCGACCGCGTAGTGGCGTTCCGCGATCTCGCTGTCGTCGACCACGGTGTCCACCAGCCGGGGCGGGGTTCGGTCGGACGCGTCCCCGAACGGAGCGATTCGAGAAGATCGAGTCGGTCGATTAGTGCGAGATTCAACACTTGAGAGGCATCAGAACGACGAGTTCGTTACCCTGCATACTCGAGGTCATCGGCGAACTCGGTATCGGTGTAGTGGCGCGGAATTTCGCGCTCGCCGAGAAGCTCGTGGAACTCCCGCTTCGACAGCTCCGCTAACGCACGCGCTTTACCGAACGAGAGGATGTCTCGCGCGTAGAGCGAGACGGCCAACTCTTGCTTTACCGTCCGGGACCGATCTCCCTCGGGAAGCTGCATGGCCTCGTACACTTCCTCGTCGATCTCGATCGTCGCCATGCGTGCCAGTAGGACGACTCGATTATTGAGTGTTTGGCCCTGCCATCCTCGTGGACATTGTGACTTGTGCCGACTGCTCGATGGATCCTCGTTATCTCCTCGGGTGTCGAGTCATCCCCGACTGCGAATTCAGTTCTCAGACTTTTCGGCGGTCACTTCGTCGTCACCACCGTCTTTCTGGAGCGATTCCATTGCCACGCGGGGTCCGTCGTCGTCAATCTCGATCGCGTCCGATTTCTGTACGTCGAGATATGGTTTCTCCTCGGTCATTAGGTTACAATCAGAGGCTGGGGGTAAAGAACCCTCAAAATGAGTCGAGAACAAACCACGTTCGGCCGTCCTGTAGTGTTCTGATCTTGGGTGGCGGTTTTCGATCACGCTATACTCAATCGTCTCATGAGCCAAACTCTTATACTAATTCTACACATATGTATAGGCATGAGTGTGGATAGAAAATCGATCCCGGTTTCGATCCCCGAAGGGCTGGTCGACGAACTCGATCAACTCGTTGCGGAGGGGAAGTTCGGTTCGCGGTCGGAAGCACTCCGATACGGGGCCCGGCTGGTGGCTCGTGAATCCCAGATGAAACGCCTCCACGAGGAGACGGCTCACCGGGCGGCCCAGGACGTCGAGGATCGACTGGAGCGAAAACGTGTACGTTGATACTGACGTCGTGCTCGCGGCGCTGAAAGATGACGATTGGCTGTCCTCGGCCGTCGACCTCGACGTGATTCAAGCGCCAACCTGAAGTAAATCGTTAATTCCTCTGGTTCCTACTACACGGCTATGGAGGACGTACCCCGGACAGAAGACCGATCTCTTGACCGCCCGTTTCTCAGCTCGTCTCGGGCCGCCGGGATTCGGACACAGATGGAGACGTTCGTCTCGGAGCATCAACCGGCGGATCCGAAGGACGTCAGAGCGTCGATTTCCACCACTGGTGACGATCTTTCTCGTTTCGTCGACCGCGAGCGCGATGGGCGTCGCTAATCCACCGGGTGTTTACTCGCGTTCCCCGACCGCGTAGTGAAGCTCCACGATTTCGCTGTCATCGACCGTGGTATCCAGTAGTTCGAGCGGCCGCCGTCCGTCCCCGTCCGAGAACAACGCAATACCGTCTCCAAGGAGGATCGGAACGAGCGACAGTCGGAGTTCGTCGATCGCGTCCGCCCGGAGGAACGCCTGGACGAGCTGTGCGCCGCCCACCAGCCAGACGTGGTCGTCGCGCCGTTCGAGGTCTGTTGCGACGGTCTCGACATCGTCGACGAACTCGACCGAATCCGTCGCGGACGGGAGGTCCCGGTGGGTGAACACGTACGTCGGTTTCTCGCCGTAGGGTCACTCGCCGAACCCGAGCACCTGTTCGTACGTCGTCGCGCCCATCACGAGACAGTCGACCGAATCGAAGAACGCGGCGTATGCCTCGCCGTCGGATTCGAACCCCTCCAGCCAGTCGACGCCGCCGTCCAGGTCCGCGAGGTAGCCGTCGACACTCGTCGCCACGTAGCAGGTGATTCGGCCCATGCGATTCGTACGGTTGAGAGGGTAATAGCACTCGCCACGGCTGGCTCGATGGATTTTGGGCCGATTATTCCCTAATAGCGATAGATAATTATATGGTGCTTCAGGTTAACTGTTTGAACGGAAGCCACGCTCCCGCGGCCAGGGGGACATACGAGAAATGTCCCGGGTGTTAGGGCACCCGAGACGTGGCTTCCAAATCCCATGTGGGGGATTTTGGTCGCCATGTTACGCTACAAACCTTCGAGACAAAAAGGTCTCGCACGCCCGTGGTACCGTAAGCAACTGCTATTCGTCGAAATTCTCTTGGATTCTAACGCGGTTTGGCCATGGGAGGTGGATGGATGACGGGCGAGGTTCGTAGCGAGTCGTCGGCGAGTCGACCGTGCTACCGCTGCGGTGATTCAGTTGCCGAGGAGTGGATCGTTCGACTCACGGCGACGCATGGTGACGCGAGTGCCGGCTGGTATCGGGATTCTGAGCGGGAGCTGTGTCTCGACTGCATCGCCGGGATCGGGATGTTGGAACTGGAAGCGGAGGGTTCGTCGGACGATGAAGTGAATGAACGGTCTGTTCGCGATCGACTTGGAGCGGTTCGGTCAGCGACTGATTAGATTCGTTCTACTTCGATTTGCCACCGTGACTCACTGGTTCTGTGAACACGAGTATTGAATCCTTCTGGAATTAGTGAATTAAACTCGGTTCTTTATCTTCCTATTCAGTTTGAGGTCGGGTGACTCGGCGCCACACGAAATTTGTCCTGCTGCCCTCCCCTATGTGAACACAGTATCCATGTTCTCGTGTGCATATTCGTAAAATGGTCTCTGGCGAGCTGTAACTCCAAGGGATCACGGATCGATCACGGATTCTATATCCAAATCCAGCGAAAGTATAATATTCCATAAGAATTTTTTAGGATTATGAACAAAATCCGGTTCCTGGTTGGATGAAGGCTGCGGGTGTAGCGCTATTTTTCCTCTTCATAATCGCAACGATGTATATGTGGATTCTTCCGCTGATCTGAAGCGGTCCTTTCCACTCAAAGTGAACCTCCGTTTCACCTGTTTCATGTGGACCATCCGTTTCAGAAGGTAATCTGTCGAGGAGGCAGGGAGGGGCCGGTGTAATTTTTTTGCCTCTGTCCCCTTGGGGACACGCCGTGCGGTGCTGTCGCGGTAGCTCGCCTATTCCAGTCCCCACCCAAACCTACCTATAATATCAATACAATCACCTGTTCATGGGTGTCGTTCGCAGAGAGGGAGACTGGCGACTCGAAAAACGGAGAGACGGAGTTTACCAGATCACGTTCCGTACGGAACCGCAACTCAACGTCTATACACCTGACGCGTCGCGATTGCGCAACCAACCGCTGTTCGAGGCCGTCCCGACCTATGACGTTGGCTCGTATTCGGAAGTGGAAGGGCTCTTCGAGGAGAAGGCGCACGGTCCGCCGCCGCTCGGGATGGCGTCACCGGCAAACGGCCCGACCGGCCGCGCGTCGACCGAGTCCGACGACCTCGATCTTGACGACGTCCCACCGATCGGAATCAGCGTCGCCTTCTTGCTCGTCGGCGGGTTCACTATCTACACGTTCTGGGGCACCACCAACACCATCGCGCTTCTCTTCGGCCTGGGATTTCTCGCGCTCGGACTCCTCCCGCTCGGCTACGCCGCCTATCGGTTCAACGCGGACGGCTGGCGAGCCGCCGCCGAATTCCTCGTCACCGTCGAGGCGAACGACGACACCGCCGAGGACACGACGAAAACCCCGCCAGCCCCGAAGAAACTCAAGAATGCCATCATCTTCGACCGCGCCGACCAGCACTGCGAGTGGTGTGAGAATCCCTTCGACTTCCTCGAGGTTCACCACATCGTACCGCGGAGCGAGGGCGGCCCGAACGACCCGGGAAACCTCGTCGCGCTCTGTCCCAACTGCCACGAGAACGCCGATCGCGAGGCCATCCCCCGCTCGAAGATACAGGCGAAGGTGAGGCGACTCCCGGCGGTGTCGGTCGACTGATGAACTCCTTACTTTTCCCGAGCGGCAACCGTCGTGTACACGCAGCGTTGTCGGGTGTCCTGTGAGGTAGGGAAACGGGTGTACCGACGGGTTTAGAACCCCTTCAGTCGATTTCTATTTCGATGTCGTACTCGTTGGTCACACCCGAAGACCCGTACGGGACGACGTAGTAGACTTCCGATCGGGTGTTCGCATCCATTTCTCTCGCCTGAACGGTGACGGATTCGTCGTCAGAATCCGATGTCGACGAACCCACTTGATTCTCGTCTGGATCCAGGACCTCCAGGTTCAGGTCGCCGTCGTCGTGGTTGAAGTACATCGTCGCGGTTAGTTCATCGCCTTCATTCAATTCGACGTTGAAGTAGTGCCGCTCGCCGTCCTCGATGAGGTATGTGCCATGCAGACCCACGCTGAGTCTTCTGCTCCAAGAAGGCTCATCACCTGGCTCAGGCCATCCCTGCGAGGGGCCGGTAGGAACGTCATTCGAATCCTCGGTATCGTCGGTCGAATCCTCAGTCTCCTCTGGATCTCCAGTATCGTCAGTCGTATCGTCGGATTCTTCACCGTCTATGCCATCGTCGTCCGTCGCCCTCGCCTCGGTGTCGTCGCCGCCTCCCAGACACCCTGTTACCGCAATTATTCCGGTTGTTCCCGCCATTTCCTTCAGATACGAACGTCTGTCCATATTTTTGAATGTATTACTGTTGATAAATAACTATCGTCCGGTTTAGATATGTTGCCGAGGGTTTCGGTGATCGAGCTGCCACAGACACGGCCGTTATTCGGCCGGAATATTCTAACAGTGCGTATAGGGGTCAGTGGTCGTTCTGATAACTGCGTGTCCCGTATGCAGCAAGCCCCTCCTGACGAAATCTGGGTAGCACGTTCTGCTGTTGTTGCGTACAGGGCGCCTATCCTGAACGGTGGCTTTTGCTCGAACGCGTAGTGACGACGGTGTTTTTTCTGCTCGGCCGTGCTGCTAGCGGTGACATGACTGACAGAACGATACTGCTTACTGGTGCCAGTGGCGGGATCGGCTCAGTCGTTGCCGAGGCGTTCGCTGGCGACGGCTGGCGGACAGTTCTCTGTGCCCGATCCAGAGAGGCACTCGAATCGACCGCGCAGACCGTCTCGGCAGCAGGTGGCACACCGGTCGTTCGTCCGCTCGACGTCCGTGACGAAGATGAGGTGTTCAACGCGCTCCTCGAGACGATTCCGGAGTCGTTGGACGTCCTGGTCCCCGCAGCCGCAGTGATGCCCCACGCACCGGGGGAGCGACCGCTTCAGGAGGAACACTACGAGGACGTCCGGGCCGTACTCGACACGAACGTGTACGGGCTGTTCGCGGTGATTCGGGAGGCTCTGCAGTTCATGAGACCCGACGGCCGCGTGCTCGTCCCGTCGGGGTCGGTCGCGCGCGATCCGAAACCGGGAATGGGGGCGTACGCTCCCTCCAAGGCGGCTGTCGAGGCGCTTGCGCGCGGGTTCGCTCTCGACATCGACCAGTCGGTCGGAATCGTCGACCCGGGCTTCGTTGCGACTAACCTCACCCATGGGAAGGGGCGCGATCCGGCTTCCGTCGCGGAGCTGTTCCGATGGGCAGCTCTAGAGTGTCCAGCCGGGGATCTCGACGGAAACATCGTCGGGCTCCGGGAGTGGAAGCAAGCGACGCGCTGAGTAATTCAACGCCGCTTAGGTTCCCCCCTCGGGCATTCACCGCTGTAATTTACACGCCCTTCTAACAGCTGGTGAATAGGTTGAGAACGCGGAGACAGAACGCGAATACGACGCCGAACCCGGTCAGGAAACCGGCCGAATAGTTATAGGCGACCTTTTCTTTCTTCGAACTGTGGAGGCACTCCTCGTCGCCGCAGTCGGCGTATTCATCGCGACAAACCTCGATCTACTGGTCGTCGTCATCGCCTTCTGTCTCGACGAGGATTACGCCACCGGTGAGGTGGTACTCGGCTACTATGCGGGGTTCGTCGTCGGGATCGGTGGGGCCGTCCTCGGTGCGTTTGTCGTGACCGGCGTCCTGCAGCGCTGGGCGTTCCTGCTCGGGGCCATCCCGATCGGAATGGGGCTGTGGGGCCTATTCCGGCGCGAACCCGCCCCGAGGGGCGACGAATTACAGGTGATCCCGGGGCCGATGGGGCGGGTCTGGGTCGTCACCGTCACCGCGATCGCGCTGAACGGTGAAAATTTGGCGGTCTATATCCCGTTTTTCGTCGGCCTCACGTTGGAACAACTCCTCGCGGTCGTAGCCATCTATATCATCGGCGCCGGCGTCCTGTTTCTCGGCGCCCTCCTGGTCACGCACATCACGCGTGACCTCCCGCATCCAGCGTGGATCGATCGGTGGCTCGTCCCGACGGTGTTGCTATTCGTCGGCGGTTACGTCGTCGTCTCCGGCTGGATCGCGGTGTGAGCGTCGTCGGAACCGAGTCGTGTGATGTACGAACCGGGTTCCGGTTCGTGGATGTGACGCGACTCCGGCCGAATCACGGCCTGCCAATACGGCCTGCATCGGTCACGTTGGTTCTGTGTCCGCAGGCTCCCGACACCCGGGGTCGGTACCGTTCGACCGACGCCCCGTCGACAGCGTCCGAATCCCGACCACCTATAGCGAAACACCGCTTCCAAGACCGACCGCTCGCGAGGTTGCCGCTCAAAAACCGTCCCCACCATCGTTTCAGAACCGTTATTGAGCCGGCCCGCGACATTGGTTCACATGCGCGGTACGCGCGGTCTGCTGTCGACGATCGGCGGGAGACGCATCCTCCTCACCGTCGGTGCGTTTTACGTCGTCCTCGCGACGGTCCGAGCGGGCTATCAGCTCCAGGCGGGTGCACCACTACTCACGACTGCCATTATCACGACCTTCGTCGGCGGTTCCGGACTCACCGTCTTCGTCGGCGCCTACCGGTTGCCGACGATGGACGTGCACCCGTCGTTCTACGCCCGGACCGCGGGGTGGACGTTCGTCGGCATCGGCGCCATGCTCGGACTTCTCGCCCTCTATCACGTCCAGCCAGGCACTGGCATCTCCGAGCCGAATCGATCGGTTCCCATCCTCACCGGGTTCGCCGCCGTCGCCGGCTTTGGCGTCGGGGCGAACGACGCGCTCGCGAGGACGTCCACCCTCGAACTCGAGCGGCAAAACCGCGAACTCCAGCGAATGCACGCGCGATTCGAGGCGTCGAACGAACGGCTCGAACAGTTCGCCTACGCCGCCAGCCACGACCTCCAGGAACCCCTTCGCATGGTCTCTAGCTACCTCAAACTCATCGATTCTCGCTACGGCGACGACCTGGACGATGACGGACGAGAGTTTCTCGAGTACGCCATCGACGGCGCCGACCGGATGCGCGAGATGATCGAGGGGCTCCTCGAGTACTCGCGCATCGACACGCAGGGCGAGCCGTTCGAACCCGTCGACCTGGACAGCGTCCTCGCGGCGGTCAGAAAGAATCTCGAACTCCGGATCGACGAGTCAGACGCCACCATCGAGGCCGACTCGCTCCCGCGCGTCGAGGGCGACGAGCGCCAGCTGCGCCAGCTCTTTCAGAACCTCATCGCCAACGCGATCGAGTACAGCGACGACCCGCCGCGGATCGAGATCGACGCCGAGCGCGACGGCGACGGGTGGATCGTCTCGGTGCGCGACGAGGGCATCGGGATCGACCCAGACGACCAGGAGCGCATCTTCGAGGTGTTCCAGCGCCTCCACGGTCGCGACGAACACCCTGGGACCGGCATCGGGCTCGCGCTCTGTCAACGGATCGTCGAACGTCACGGCGGTGAGATACGCGTCGACTCCAAATCCGGTGAGGGAACGACTGTCGCATTCACGATTCCCGCGGTGACGGCTGACGGACCGACGGAACCAGCCCCGCTCTCGAACCCGGATTCGACCGATTGACGCCCGGCTGATCGATCGCCCGGCTTCGTACGAACACGGCGTCCGGTCCGTCGATCGGTGGACCGTCGAAGCTGACGAGGGGCTCGACACACTCGAGGATCTCGTCGGGGCTGGTAGCCCACCCGATCACTGCACCGTGTAGCCGCCGTCGACTGCGAGGGGTTGGCCGGTGACGTACGAGGCGTCGTCGGAACACAGCCAGACGACCGCCGAGGCGATCTCTTCGGGTTCGCCGAGCCTGTCGGCCGGGATCGCCGCGATCGTCTGCTCCATCGATTCGGCGTCCGCCTCGCCCGCTCGCGAGACCATCGGCGTGTCGATGACGCCCGGGAGGACGGCGTTAACCCGGAGCCCCTCGGCGCTGAACTCGACGGCCGCCGACCGCGTCAGTCCGACGACGCCGTGCTTGCTGGCGACGTAGGGGCTCAGGTTCGGAAAGCCGAGCGCGCCGGCGATCGAGGACGTGTTCACGATGGCGCCGCCACCGCCGTCGAGCATCGGCGGAATCTGCTCGCGCATCGCGTAGAAGACGCCGTTCAGGTTGATGTCGAGCACGCGATTCCAGTTATCGTTGCCCTGGTCGGGAAAGCCGACCTGTTCGCCCTCGATTCCCGCGTTGTTGAACGCGAAGTCCAGCCCGCCGTAGGTGTCGACGGCCGTCGAGACGGCCGCCGCGACCGCACCCTCGTCGGTGACGTCGGTCTCGACGAAAGTGGCGTCGCCGCCGTCGTCTTCGATCAGCGATACCGTCTCCTCGCCGCCCTCGGCGTCGACGTCGGCGGCGACGACGCTCGCACCCTCGGCCGCGAATCGTTGCGCCGTCGCTCGGCCGATCCCGGACGACGCTCCGGAGACGAACGCGACGCCGCCGTCGATGCCCTTCATTCGAATCTCCCTCCGGGGCGTCGTTCGGTCGAGCGAGCGGTGCTGCCGGCGGGAATCCCGATTACGTGTCGCTTCGGTCGACTGGCTGGTGTCATTGCGGTAGGGACTACTACTCACTGGCACTTATAGGAAATCAGCCGTCGATCTCGCCCAACTCGGCCACATCCTCGTCGGTCAACGCTAGCTCCGACGCCAGAACGTTCGATTCCAGATGGTCGACGCTCGATCGTCCGTATTTTTCTCGACGTACGTTCCAGGGATCGTCAGACTACCTTCTGTCGCAACTGATGCAATCTGGTCGTTTCAGTATGGTTGGGTGCTTCTACCCATCGTCGAGCAGTTCGTCCAGGTCGTCGGCAGTGAGCGAATCGTGTTCGTCCAGATACGATTCGACCCTCCTCACGCTCGACAGATCGGTTATCGTATCCAGTTTTTGGCGTGCCTGTTGGCTGAACTTCCCCAGTTTCCCCTGGTCGTACTGGTGGGTTCGATCGACGTAGAGTACGTACACGATGTG
This region includes:
- a CDS encoding sensor histidine kinase, whose protein sequence is MAELESLISLSPAKISAGYFTFGLFWIPTTDVALAVLFQSQQLPTAVGLAKGWIFVGMSTVLIFTLTHFHRRQMGAAQEKLQRTNQQLQVFHRVFRHNIRNDLNVIRGYAETVSSRVTQPELREQLDHVIETTGDLLTISEKLKVVEQVDSSPDEQRSVDLARLVDAELDRLQGRYPGITISKERSPNTVIDAGESIRYAIREVLENAISHFDADVSDCEIAVDISASDDGVDLTICDNGPGLPDAELRAIRRQRETPLMHTSSVGLWVVTWLAELNDGGVDYRQDGDAGLSVTFEFQPSRVA
- a CDS encoding zinc-ribbon domain-containing protein, which produces MLYVSANETHTSRMKVLWECSGCGKTVNGAVNGDRCPYCRVDR
- a CDS encoding UPF0175 family protein, encoding MATIEIDEEVYEAMQLPEGDRSRTVKQELAVSLYARDILSFGKARALAELSKREFHELLGEREIPRHYTDTEFADDLEYAG
- a CDS encoding ribbon-helix-helix domain-containing protein yields the protein MSVDRKSIPVSIPEGLVDELDQLVAEGKFGSRSEALRYGARLVARESQMKRLHEETAHRAAQDVEDRLERKRVR
- a CDS encoding dihydrofolate reductase family protein → MFTHRDLPSATDSVEFVDDVETVATDLERRDDHVWLVGGAQLVQAFLRADAIDELRLSLVPILLGDGIALFSDGDGRRPLELLDTTVDDSEIVELHYAVGERE
- a CDS encoding dihydrofolate reductase family protein: MGRITCYVATSVDGYLADLDGGVDWLEGFESDGEAYAAFFDSVDCLVMGATTYEQVLGFGE
- a CDS encoding HNH endonuclease, which gives rise to MGVVRREGDWRLEKRRDGVYQITFRTEPQLNVYTPDASRLRNQPLFEAVPTYDVGSYSEVEGLFEEKAHGPPPLGMASPANGPTGRASTESDDLDLDDVPPIGISVAFLLVGGFTIYTFWGTTNTIALLFGLGFLALGLLPLGYAAYRFNADGWRAAAEFLVTVEANDDTAEDTTKTPPAPKKLKNAIIFDRADQHCEWCENPFDFLEVHHIVPRSEGGPNDPGNLVALCPNCHENADREAIPRSKIQAKVRRLPAVSVD
- a CDS encoding SDR family NAD(P)-dependent oxidoreductase, whose product is MTDRTILLTGASGGIGSVVAEAFAGDGWRTVLCARSREALESTAQTVSAAGGTPVVRPLDVRDEDEVFNALLETIPESLDVLVPAAAVMPHAPGERPLQEEHYEDVRAVLDTNVYGLFAVIREALQFMRPDGRVLVPSGSVARDPKPGMGAYAPSKAAVEALARGFALDIDQSVGIVDPGFVATNLTHGKGRDPASVAELFRWAALECPAGDLDGNIVGLREWKQATR
- a CDS encoding cadmium resistance transporter, translated to MEALLVAAVGVFIATNLDLLVVVIAFCLDEDYATGEVVLGYYAGFVVGIGGAVLGAFVVTGVLQRWAFLLGAIPIGMGLWGLFRREPAPRGDELQVIPGPMGRVWVVTVTAIALNGENLAVYIPFFVGLTLEQLLAVVAIYIIGAGVLFLGALLVTHITRDLPHPAWIDRWLVPTVLLFVGGYVVVSGWIAV
- a CDS encoding sensor histidine kinase, which codes for MRGTRGLLSTIGGRRILLTVGAFYVVLATVRAGYQLQAGAPLLTTAIITTFVGGSGLTVFVGAYRLPTMDVHPSFYARTAGWTFVGIGAMLGLLALYHVQPGTGISEPNRSVPILTGFAAVAGFGVGANDALARTSTLELERQNRELQRMHARFEASNERLEQFAYAASHDLQEPLRMVSSYLKLIDSRYGDDLDDDGREFLEYAIDGADRMREMIEGLLEYSRIDTQGEPFEPVDLDSVLAAVRKNLELRIDESDATIEADSLPRVEGDERQLRQLFQNLIANAIEYSDDPPRIEIDAERDGDGWIVSVRDEGIGIDPDDQERIFEVFQRLHGRDEHPGTGIGLALCQRIVERHGGEIRVDSKSGEGTTVAFTIPAVTADGPTEPAPLSNPDSTD
- a CDS encoding glucose 1-dehydrogenase, with protein sequence MKGIDGGVAFVSGASSGIGRATAQRFAAEGASVVAADVDAEGGEETVSLIEDDGGDATFVETDVTDEGAVAAAVSTAVDTYGGLDFAFNNAGIEGEQVGFPDQGNDNWNRVLDINLNGVFYAMREQIPPMLDGGGGAIVNTSSIAGALGFPNLSPYVASKHGVVGLTRSAAVEFSAEGLRVNAVLPGVIDTPMVSRAGEADAESMEQTIAAIPADRLGEPEEIASAVVWLCSDDASYVTGQPLAVDGGYTVQ